The genomic stretch GAGCATGTCATGGATACAACTACCATCTTCCTGCCTGCAGCCTTTCTTCTCCCTGTCTGTTTTAGATGAACACTTTTGGCTGTAACCATTCTTTTCTTGAGTCCTGTGCAAGAACTTGACCTCCTGTTGCCTAAAGGAAAGTCTAGTCTTCCCAGGCCTTTCAAATCCTACCTGTATTATTTCTCTCCATGTATCATTCTCAGTCAGGTCTGTTTGTCACCTCCATCTCAGGGGCACAACCAGGCAGGTACATTTCCAAATGTTCTGGTTAACATCACTACTCCTGCTAGGATTGCCTTCCCTTTTTACGTCTTCTGTCTTTCAAACCCAGTTCTAGTGCCTTCCGTGCTAGGAGGGCCTCCTTCAACACTTCAGGCCCTTAATGAGCCCTTCATATGTGGTTGCTTCATTAGTCAACTCCTTGGGGGAGGAAAGATCCCCATTCtcttctggaaaattccagaccCCTCCCCACTCTTGCTGCAAACACGAGCTGGTTGTATTGTAGGTTCTCTAGAAAATCGAAGTTGGTTGAATGTTTTCTTGGTAGGTGAGCCAGCAGCTGCAGACCATGTTCCACCACTTCCAGAGGGGTGATAGGGCTGCTCTGAAGGAGATGGCCACTCTCATCACCCAAAGAAAGTGCAAGGTCAGAGCCACTGCACTGACGACAGCCGGAGAGACTGATGAGGACAATGATGCGAACAGCATGGAGCAGATGGAGGTGAAAGGGGTGCAACTCTTGGGTGTGGAGATGTAGATATTTTCAGTCTTCTGGGAGATTAGCTAATTTCACAGGGAACTTATGGGGGTGGTGGTTGTTGTATTAGTCATAAAGGGCAGgaaattttcccaaggtcacacagccagtcctGGCAAAGCTAGGAGAGCCTGGGTCTCCATTGGCCATAGCTGGGGGTTTATTTAGCTCTCTCTTGTATTTCTCCTCTAGGTTGCAGCTACGAATGATGGGGCAGCTACAGATGGGGTCTGCCCCCAGCCTGAACCCTCTGGTCCAGACTCCCAGACTATTAAGGAAGAGGATATAGTGGAGGATGGCTGGACCATTGTCCGGAGAAAGAAATGAACGGGGCTGGAAATGGTCTGGGTTCTTGTATGCTAGTTGTTTGGGatttgtttgtaggttttttgttGGAGGGTTGCAGACCTGTGGACTGGTTATCCCATATCCACCCTTTCCCTCATTCCCTTGTCCAGCTTCTTCCAGGGGAAGAAGAGCCCAAGTGTTCTTGGACTTGGGGTGGTCTGAatgatgaggcctgatttcccagCAAAGTGCCTCTTGGGTGCAACCAGTGTGAAGAGGGAGGGATGAGTGGGTGTGGGAATGACTGGAGGGGAAGCTAAATGCTGGTTGATAGTAGGCAGGTGAATGTGTGAAGGGAGAGAGCCAGCAGGAGAACCAATATTTCTGCTGGGTAAGGAATGGTGAGATGAGCTTGCAAATAGAAGAGAGATTAGTTGAAGCTATGAATGAAAGTAGCTGTGGTAcctctccctcccccgcccccacataGAGCAGCTCTGTGCTCCCGAACCTCCCAGGGATGTTTCCTTCCTGCAGCCCAGGGTCCAGCCCTAGGTTCCTTCAGGATGTCTAAGACCTTGTCTAGGCAGTGAGCTCAGGGGACCTGGgctttgttttctgtctcctccAACCTCTTTCCAGACACCTCATCCCATCGAAGTCACCTCAATAAATAATACCTTATTGTTTAATTTGTGGCTTGACCTGTGAGTAGTCTTGGAAGCATCCTTCTGGGAGCTGAGCTTCAGAGCTCAACAAGGGAGCAGTTTCTGGGCCTATCCTAACAACCTGGTACTTTGGACAAACAGATGCACAAATGGAGCACAGCCACGCTCTGAAAGTTTCCGTAAGCTTGAAataaactgtatttttctttaaaaaacaaaacagagtattCTTTGTCCTCCCCCGTGTTCCCCTGTCCTGCCCAGTGGCCCTGCCATGG from Cervus elaphus chromosome X, mCerEla1.1, whole genome shotgun sequence encodes the following:
- the TSR2 gene encoding pre-rRNA-processing protein TSR2 homolog, whose amino-acid sequence is MMADAGEDSRALFGAAVRAALEAWPALQIAVENGFGGVHSQEKAEWLGGAVEEYFFRNADLELDEVEDFLGELMMNEFDTVVEDGSLPQVSQQLQTMFHHFQRGDRAALKEMATLITQRKCKVRATALTTAGETDEDNDANSMEQMEVAATNDGAATDGVCPQPEPSGPDSQTIKEEDIVEDGWTIVRRKK